The DNA segment GGATTTGCGTTTGAAGGGGCGACGGGCCCCAACAAGCTTCAGGTCACGGTGCCAATGGCGATCAGCGGATCAACCCTTGCGACGGTGCGCAGGCTCAACAGGCTGCTCAGGGCGGCCACCACGATCAGCAGACCTGAGGCCGCCAGCAAGGTGGGCAGGGTCAGCGCGAACGGTATGCCGGCGGGCAGCTGGCTGACGATCCCCATGGTGACCAGGGCGGCAATCATCACGGCAATAACGGTCAGGAACAGCATCTGCGCAACCAGGCTTCCTGCCAGGGTGCGGGTGCTGGCCCCGATGGCCTTCAAGAGGCCGAACTGTGGGGTCTTCTGGAGGGTCAGCACGTAGAAGAACACGGCCAGCACGAAGGCGGCAACCACCACCAGGAACACCTGGATCATCGTCAGGCTGCCCTGCTCTTCCTTGTAGCCGGGCAGCACTTGCAGCGCCTGGGCGCGGGTCAGGACGCTGAGACCGCCCAGGTCGCTGATCTGGCTGGTGACAGCGGCGTCGGTCTGGAGAGCCACCGCGCTCACGCTGCCCCGGGTGCGGGGATTGAGGGCCTGCCAGCGGTCCAGCGTCACAAAGACCACTGGCTGGTGGTTGAGGCGCGCGGCCTGGGTGAAGCCCAGGACCTGGAGCGTTTCCCCACCGGGCTTGAGGGTGAGCGTGTCGCCGAGTCCCACGCCGTCTTCCTGGAGTGAGCTGTCCACGACG comes from the Deinococcus humi genome and includes:
- a CDS encoding ABC transporter permease is translated as MFLAFRELQHYRFRSVLIGGIVALIAFMVFMLTGLTRGLAQDNAALLIATPARHFVTTRDAAGVFSRSFLSPDDVKAVTAIGGSAATPLAQSFASFSDGTDGTQLSGVLLGIDPESFLAPDVTDGQGLKAGVRGAVVDSSLQEDGVGLGDTLTLKPGGETLQVLGFTQAARLNHQPVVFVTLDRWQALNPRTRGSVSAVALQTDAAVTSQISDLGGLSVLTRAQALQVLPGYKEEQGSLTMIQVFLVVVAAFVLAVFFYVLTLQKTPQFGLLKAIGASTRTLAGSLVAQMLFLTVIAVMIAALVTMGIVSQLPAGIPFALTLPTLLAASGLLIVVAALSSLLSLRTVARVDPLIAIGTVT